From Acidobacteriota bacterium, a single genomic window includes:
- the scpA gene encoding methylmalonyl-CoA mutase — translation MKPDFTKIDYKLSPRPAVAPDSGDRAAAWMTTEGIAVKPVYTAADLEGMEHLDYAAGIPPFLRGPYATMYCMRPWTVRQYAGFSTAEESNAFYRRNLAAGQKGLSVAFDLATHRGYDSDNERVLGDVGKAGVAIDSVEDMKILFDQIPLGQMSVSMTMNGAVLPVMAFYIVAAEEQGVKTQDLAGTIQNDILKEFMVRNTYIYPPLPSMRIIGDIFRYCSANMPKFNCISISGYHIQEAGGTADIELGYTLADGLEYIRTGITAGLDIDKFAPRLSFFWGIGMNHFMEIAKMRAARILWAKIIRAFDPKNPKSMALRTHSQTSGWSLAAQDVFNNVPRTCVEALAAALGHTQSLHTNALDEAIALPTDFSARIARNTQIYLQEETDITKVVDPWAGSYYVEALTRELMQKAWRHIREIEELGGMAKAIETGIPKMRIEEAAARRQALIDSGRETIVGVNKYRPEKEEELDVLVVDNQAVRESQLRRLAATKAGRDQAAVDAALGALTLAAEKGDGNLLDLSVEAARRRATLGEISSALEKVFGRYQAVNRTISGVYSSESRQDPEFRKAAALAEEFARAEGRRPRILVAKMGQDGHDRGAKVVATAFADLGFDVDVGPLFQTPREAARMAVENDVHALGASSLAGGHATLVPEVIAELKKLGREDILVFVGGVIPPQAYEELYRAGATDIFGPGTVIPLCAQKVLKALMQHAGA, via the coding sequence ATGAAACCGGATTTTACGAAAATCGACTACAAGCTGAGCCCGCGGCCGGCCGTGGCCCCGGACTCCGGGGACCGGGCCGCCGCCTGGATGACGACCGAGGGGATCGCGGTCAAGCCCGTGTACACGGCCGCCGACCTCGAGGGGATGGAACACCTCGACTACGCCGCCGGCATCCCGCCGTTTCTGCGCGGGCCCTATGCGACCATGTACTGCATGCGTCCCTGGACCGTCCGGCAATACGCGGGATTCTCGACGGCGGAAGAATCGAACGCCTTCTACCGGCGCAACCTCGCCGCCGGCCAGAAGGGGCTCTCGGTCGCCTTCGACCTGGCCACCCACCGGGGCTACGACTCGGACAACGAGCGCGTGCTGGGAGACGTCGGCAAGGCCGGCGTGGCGATCGACTCGGTCGAGGACATGAAGATCCTCTTCGACCAGATCCCCCTCGGCCAGATGTCGGTGTCGATGACCATGAACGGCGCCGTGCTTCCCGTCATGGCCTTCTACATCGTCGCCGCCGAGGAGCAGGGGGTGAAGACGCAGGACCTGGCCGGGACCATCCAGAACGACATCCTGAAGGAGTTCATGGTCCGCAACACCTACATCTACCCTCCCCTCCCCTCGATGCGCATCATCGGCGACATCTTCCGCTACTGCTCCGCCAACATGCCGAAGTTCAACTGCATCTCCATCAGCGGCTATCACATCCAGGAAGCGGGCGGCACCGCCGACATCGAGCTCGGCTACACGCTGGCCGACGGGCTGGAGTACATCCGCACCGGGATCACGGCGGGGCTCGACATCGACAAATTCGCCCCCCGGCTGAGCTTCTTCTGGGGCATCGGCATGAACCACTTCATGGAGATCGCCAAGATGCGGGCGGCCCGCATCCTGTGGGCGAAGATCATCCGCGCTTTCGACCCCAAGAACCCGAAATCGATGGCGCTGCGGACCCACTCGCAGACCTCCGGGTGGAGCCTGGCGGCGCAGGACGTGTTCAACAACGTCCCGCGCACCTGCGTGGAGGCCCTGGCCGCGGCGCTCGGGCATACCCAGTCGCTGCACACCAACGCGCTGGACGAGGCGATCGCGCTGCCGACCGATTTCTCGGCCCGCATCGCGCGCAACACCCAGATCTACCTGCAGGAGGAGACGGACATCACCAAGGTGGTGGACCCGTGGGCCGGGAGCTACTACGTGGAGGCCCTGACGCGGGAGCTGATGCAGAAGGCCTGGCGCCACATCCGGGAGATCGAGGAGCTGGGCGGCATGGCCAAGGCGATCGAGACCGGCATCCCCAAGATGCGGATCGAGGAGGCGGCCGCACGGCGGCAGGCGCTGATCGATTCCGGACGCGAAACCATCGTCGGGGTCAACAAGTACCGGCCCGAGAAGGAGGAGGAGCTCGACGTCCTGGTGGTGGACAACCAGGCGGTGCGGGAATCGCAGCTGCGCCGGCTGGCCGCAACGAAGGCGGGGCGGGACCAGGCGGCGGTGGACGCCGCCCTCGGCGCGCTCACCCTCGCGGCGGAGAAGGGGGATGGGAACCTGCTCGACCTCTCGGTCGAAGCCGCGCGCCGGCGGGCGACCCTGGGGGAGATCTCCTCGGCGCTCGAAAAGGTTTTCGGGCGCTACCAGGCGGTCAACCGGACCATTTCCGGAGTCTACTCCTCGGAGAGCCGGCAGGACCCGGAATTCCGGAAGGCGGCGGCGCTGGCGGAGGAGTTCGCCAGGGCCGAAGGGCGCCGGCCCCGCATCCTGGTCGCCAAGATGGGTCAGGACGGCCATGACCGCGGCGCGAAGGTGGTCGCCACGGCGTTCGCCGACCTCGGCTTTGACGTCGACGTCGGCCCGCTGTTCCAGACGCCGCGCGAGGCGGCGCGGATGGCGGTGGAAAACGACGTGCACGCCCTGGGCGCCTCTTCCCTGGCCGGGGGGCATGCCACCCTGGTCCCGGAAGTCATCGCCGAACTCAAGAAGCTGGGCCGGGAGGACATCCTGGTCTTTGTCGGCGGCGTGATCCCGCCGCAGGCGTACGAGGAGCTCTACCGGGCGGGGGCGACCGATATTTTCGGCCCCGGAACGGTCATTCCCCTCTGCGCCCAGAAGGTGCTGAAGGCGCTGATGCAGCACGCCGGCGCCTGA
- the meaB gene encoding methylmalonyl Co-A mutase-associated GTPase MeaB: MAENARHPRTPARRRLPLERYVEGVLGGDRTILARAITVVESDLPSDGELAARILDRLLPHAGRSRRVGITGVPGVGKSTFIDALGMHLIRDCGENVAVLSVDPSSPISGGSILGDKTRMERLAVETDAFIRPSPSRGHLGGVARRTRETMLLCEAAGYRNILVETVGVGQSETAVRSMTDFFLLLMLAGAGDELQGMKRGIIEMLDGMAITKADGDNKRKADRARIEYAGALHLFPAPADGWLPPVLTCSSLHGEGIAEVWQMILDHRRLMERGGLLAERRSRQALAWMNELLMLGLEESFHADPRVAARLPRLREEVRRGEATPFAASRELLQLFRQHLQP, translated from the coding sequence ATGGCCGAAAACGCCCGACACCCTCGCACCCCGGCGCGCCGGCGCCTGCCGCTCGAACGGTACGTGGAAGGGGTCCTCGGCGGAGACCGGACGATCCTGGCCCGCGCCATCACCGTCGTCGAGAGCGATCTCCCCTCCGACGGGGAACTCGCGGCCCGCATCCTCGACCGCCTCCTCCCGCACGCCGGGCGGAGCCGCCGGGTCGGCATCACCGGGGTTCCCGGGGTCGGCAAGAGCACCTTCATCGACGCGCTGGGCATGCACCTGATCCGCGATTGCGGGGAGAACGTGGCGGTGCTGAGCGTCGATCCCTCGAGCCCGATTTCGGGCGGCAGCATCCTGGGGGACAAGACCCGGATGGAACGGCTGGCCGTGGAAACGGACGCCTTCATCCGCCCCTCCCCGTCCCGGGGCCACCTGGGAGGGGTGGCGCGGCGCACGCGGGAGACCATGCTCCTGTGCGAAGCCGCGGGCTACCGGAACATCCTGGTGGAGACCGTCGGCGTCGGCCAGTCGGAAACCGCCGTCCGCTCCATGACCGATTTCTTCCTCCTCCTGATGCTGGCCGGGGCGGGGGACGAGCTGCAGGGGATGAAGCGCGGCATCATCGAGATGCTCGACGGCATGGCCATCACCAAGGCGGACGGGGACAACAAACGCAAGGCCGACCGCGCCCGGATCGAGTACGCCGGCGCGCTCCATCTCTTCCCCGCCCCGGCCGACGGGTGGCTCCCCCCCGTCCTGACCTGCTCCTCCCTCCACGGCGAGGGGATCGCGGAGGTCTGGCAGATGATCCTGGACCACCGGCGGCTGATGGAGCGCGGGGGCCTGCTCGCCGAGAGGCGCAGCCGCCAGGCGCTCGCATGGATGAACGAACTTCTGATGCTGGGCCTCGAGGAGTCTTTCCACGCCGACCCGAGGGTCGCCGCCCGTCTGCCCCGTCTCAGGGAGGAAGTCCGGCGCGGCGAGGCCACGCCGTTTGCCGCCAGCCGTGAACTGCTCCAGCTTTTCAGGCAGCATCTGCAGCCCTAA
- a CDS encoding response regulator, protein MSIQPRVLIVDDEAALRRQVMVGLAQHGFEVDECEEGLSALSKIKAAESRRNPFGCVVLDLRLPDIDGLKILSVLKSIYSELPVVVITGYGNDDTINAVHSHGGSTYLDKPFEMDELVARIKDLVPSGAVRPEPKAAEEPNEQASGLVFIRGEKEADLPEMFSKLYYADGVCYCDPVVGDWDIVLLVQAHNRQDLQRLVEGHMKSLEGVQRYELHCSEKPAIPRELEEFIQDYEKVQAMNEEGGGAAGGRSLRKTASYAILDVDPAKLSSLYMKLYFTDNVVHCDVTDGGKHIILLLEGASTQQIQNTIRSEIRLIPGILRIKQLNTLNFSSK, encoded by the coding sequence ATGAGCATACAACCCAGAGTTTTGATAGTGGACGATGAAGCCGCACTGCGCCGTCAGGTCATGGTCGGGCTTGCCCAGCATGGATTCGAGGTCGATGAATGCGAGGAGGGACTCTCCGCCCTGTCGAAGATCAAGGCGGCCGAATCGAGGCGGAACCCCTTCGGCTGCGTCGTGCTCGACCTGCGCCTCCCCGACATCGACGGGCTGAAGATCCTTTCCGTGCTGAAATCGATCTACTCGGAGCTCCCGGTGGTCGTCATTACGGGTTACGGCAACGACGACACGATCAACGCCGTTCACAGCCACGGCGGCAGCACCTACCTCGACAAGCCCTTTGAAATGGACGAGTTGGTGGCCCGGATCAAGGACCTGGTCCCGTCCGGAGCCGTCCGGCCCGAACCGAAGGCGGCGGAGGAGCCGAACGAACAGGCGAGCGGGCTGGTCTTCATCCGCGGGGAAAAGGAAGCGGACCTGCCGGAGATGTTCTCGAAACTCTACTACGCGGACGGCGTGTGTTACTGCGACCCCGTGGTCGGCGACTGGGACATCGTCCTGCTGGTGCAGGCGCACAACCGCCAGGACCTCCAGCGGCTGGTGGAAGGGCACATGAAGTCGCTCGAGGGGGTGCAGCGCTACGAGCTCCACTGTTCGGAAAAGCCCGCCATACCGCGGGAACTCGAGGAGTTCATCCAGGACTACGAAAAGGTCCAGGCGATGAACGAGGAGGGCGGCGGGGCCGCCGGCGGGCGCAGCCTGCGCAAGACCGCGTCCTACGCCATCCTGGACGTCGACCCGGCGAAGCTCTCAAGCCTTTACATGAAGCTTTATTTCACCGACAACGTGGTCCACTGCGACGTGACCGACGGCGGGAAGCACATCATCCTCCTGCTCGAGGGGGCTTCCACCCAGCAGATCCAGAACACGATCCGCAGCGAGATCCGCCTGATTCCGGGCATCCTCCGGATCAAGCAGCTCAACACGTTGAATTTCTCATCCAAGTAA
- the nuoE gene encoding NADH-quinone oxidoreductase subunit NuoE: protein MIQPDESVRVPAAFERMLWRHRGEPGMLIPLLQAAQDSYGYVPESAIGQISDITGIPTAEICGVITFYKQFRTKPLGKHIIRLCKGTACHVVGAETIGQVISDELAVAPDETTGDGVFTYMVVACLGCCSLAPALMIDDQTHGRLTPQSVRKLLRQYRRDAAKAAAPAGPSDGERPATA from the coding sequence ATGATTCAGCCAGATGAAAGCGTCCGGGTACCGGCCGCGTTTGAACGCATGCTGTGGCGGCACCGGGGTGAGCCGGGGATGCTCATCCCGCTGCTCCAGGCCGCGCAGGACAGCTACGGCTACGTCCCGGAATCCGCCATCGGGCAGATCTCGGACATCACCGGGATCCCCACGGCCGAAATCTGCGGCGTCATCACCTTCTACAAGCAGTTCCGCACCAAGCCGCTGGGCAAGCACATCATCCGCCTCTGCAAGGGGACCGCGTGCCACGTGGTCGGGGCGGAGACGATCGGGCAGGTGATCTCCGACGAGCTCGCGGTCGCCCCGGACGAGACGACGGGGGACGGGGTGTTCACCTACATGGTCGTGGCCTGCCTGGGATGCTGCAGTCTGGCTCCCGCCCTGATGATCGACGACCAGACTCACGGGCGCCTGACGCCCCAGTCCGTCCGGAAGCTGCTGCGCCAGTACCGCCGTGACGCTGCCAAAGCTGCCGCGCCGGCCGGGCCTTCCGACGGCGAGCGGCCCGCGACGGCCTAG
- a CDS encoding NADH-quinone oxidoreductase subunit NuoF, with the protein MREVLVGLGSCGLAAGGLKVYQRFAEVLGSDSSDALLKKTGCIGMCYAEVLVEVKDGDGGSTFYRNVTPDRVERIVEEHVRNGRPVAGWVLDSAGVQSKQRRIALRNSGIIDPDSLDEYLERGGYQALERALTRMTPEEVVQTIADSGLRGRGGAGFPTGTKWRLAAGSRDTHKYVICNADEGDPGAFMDRSLLESDPHSILEGMALAAYAIGADAGYIYVRAEYPEAVKRLKHAISQATARGLLGSNILGKGLHFDIKLKEGAGAFVCGEETALIASIEGKRGMPRVRPPFPVEAGLWGHPTCINNVETLANVAWIVLHGADAFNSLGTEGSKGTKVFALAGKVKNGGLVEVPMGMTINEVIYGIGGGTLTGGPFKAVQMGGPSGGCIPASLGDTPIDYEQITATGAIMGSGGMVVMDQTTCMVDVARFFLSFTQNESCGKCTFCRVGTKRMLETLERICAGKGKEEDIALLSELGEQIKSSSLCGLGQSAPNPVLTTLRYFLDEYHAHIRDHKCPAKSCLALVQFAVIPEKCIGCGLCIAACAVGAITGEKKQPHTIDDAKCIRCGKCITVCNVGAIEKR; encoded by the coding sequence ATGCGGGAAGTTTTAGTGGGGCTCGGGTCCTGCGGGCTGGCGGCCGGGGGCCTCAAGGTCTATCAGAGGTTTGCGGAGGTCCTGGGCTCCGACTCCAGCGACGCGCTCCTGAAAAAGACCGGCTGCATCGGCATGTGCTACGCCGAGGTCCTGGTCGAGGTCAAGGACGGCGACGGCGGCAGCACTTTCTACCGGAACGTGACCCCGGACCGGGTGGAACGCATCGTCGAAGAGCACGTCCGGAACGGCCGCCCGGTGGCCGGCTGGGTCCTCGACTCCGCCGGCGTCCAGTCGAAACAGCGGCGGATCGCCCTGCGCAACAGCGGTATCATCGACCCCGACAGCCTGGACGAATACCTGGAGCGCGGCGGGTACCAGGCGCTCGAACGCGCGCTCACCCGGATGACGCCGGAAGAGGTGGTCCAGACGATCGCCGACAGCGGGCTGCGCGGCCGCGGGGGCGCCGGGTTCCCCACCGGAACCAAGTGGCGGCTCGCGGCCGGGTCCCGCGACACGCACAAGTACGTGATCTGCAACGCCGACGAGGGGGACCCCGGCGCCTTCATGGACCGGAGCCTGCTCGAAAGCGACCCGCACTCGATCCTCGAAGGGATGGCCCTGGCGGCCTACGCCATCGGCGCCGACGCCGGCTACATCTACGTGAGGGCAGAATACCCGGAAGCCGTGAAAAGGCTCAAGCACGCCATCTCCCAGGCGACCGCCCGCGGGCTGCTCGGCAGCAACATCCTGGGAAAGGGGCTGCATTTCGACATCAAGCTGAAGGAGGGGGCCGGCGCCTTCGTCTGCGGCGAGGAAACCGCCCTGATCGCCTCCATCGAGGGGAAGCGCGGCATGCCCAGGGTGAGGCCCCCCTTCCCCGTCGAGGCGGGGCTCTGGGGACACCCTACCTGCATCAACAACGTCGAGACGCTGGCCAACGTGGCCTGGATCGTCCTCCACGGCGCCGACGCCTTCAACTCCCTCGGGACGGAGGGGTCGAAGGGGACCAAGGTTTTCGCCCTGGCCGGCAAGGTCAAAAACGGCGGGCTGGTGGAAGTCCCGATGGGAATGACCATCAACGAAGTCATCTACGGCATCGGCGGCGGCACGCTCACCGGCGGGCCGTTCAAGGCGGTGCAGATGGGAGGGCCGTCGGGCGGCTGCATCCCGGCCAGCCTCGGCGACACCCCCATCGACTACGAACAGATCACCGCCACCGGTGCCATCATGGGCTCGGGGGGCATGGTCGTCATGGACCAGACCACCTGCATGGTGGACGTGGCCCGCTTTTTTCTCTCCTTCACGCAGAACGAGTCGTGCGGCAAGTGCACCTTCTGCCGGGTCGGGACCAAGCGCATGCTGGAAACCCTCGAACGGATCTGCGCCGGAAAGGGGAAGGAAGAGGACATCGCCCTGCTGTCGGAGCTCGGGGAGCAGATCAAATCGAGTTCGCTCTGCGGGCTGGGCCAGAGCGCGCCCAACCCGGTGCTCACGACCCTGCGCTATTTCCTGGACGAATACCACGCCCATATCCGGGACCATAAATGCCCGGCCAAATCGTGCCTCGCCCTGGTGCAGTTCGCCGTCATCCCGGAAAAATGCATCGGGTGCGGGCTCTGCATCGCCGCCTGCGCCGTGGGCGCCATCACCGGTGAAAAGAAGCAGCCGCACACGATCGACGACGCCAAATGCATCCGCTGCGGCAAATGCATCACGGTCTGCAACGTGGGGGCCATAGAAAAAAGATAG
- a CDS encoding molybdopterin-dependent oxidoreductase — MDTEKKTLRVELTINGRKVSGDPGQTILDVVRAGQLDDIPTLCHDPRLEPYGSCFLCVVEVKGSPRLLPSCVTRIRDGMEVTTRSDRIVTARKTALELLLSDHYADCVCPGQRACPAGVDIQGYLSLSALGYHDEALGLIRERNPLPVVCGRVCVRKCEVACLRNEVDEPVGINFIKRYVAESHGTPPLKPADLPDSGRSVAVVGGGPGGLSCANYLALRGHRVTIFESLPKLGGMLRYGIPEYRLPREQLDREIQGILDLGIRVETGKALGRDFTLESLRGAEGFDAVFVALGAPLGKKMGLENEDSIVGVRSALDFLRDCELEGKPELQGKVVVVGGGNSAIDAARTALRCGAEEVTIVYRRTRAEMPAHHEEVDAAEAEGAKMELLAAPLELIAENGRLRGLRCQRMELGEPDASGRRKPVPIPGAVVDIDCSYIFAAIGQDTDLSALAGDPEDARPAANRWATLESNAATMESSVHGVFTGGDVVLGPSTVIDAIAHGRRAALAIDQYLTCGEAVGPEPDFKSRRDFFGEIPKETFAAVEPEPRCRMPERGAVERVRDFREVETGLDEPHTKHEAARCMECGCKSVFHCDLKRYAGEYGVDIARLSGEVRRHEVDRSHPLISLDPNKCILCGRCIRTCSEIVGLGVLGFVGRGFDTTVRPALGKSMAESDCIACGACVESCPTGALEARFQYSRQGPWKTTRVPSVCTFCSVGCRLDLNVAADGLLWATAPNTLADGRGELCRKGRFGTGLVQGPDRLKKPLVRKNGKLEETGWDEAIEAAAAALGKGVKTGGAESVAILAAPRMTIEESYLVARIAASLGTGRAGSYGRSRRGGPRHDLDGLLGRTASTCAMEDLAGADLILVAGADPGATHPVLGMAVRRALREGAGMISVNSGPIDLVRPEDLWLDARRGTAGILYGTMMAHLLGRPGTGNGLPGIGALRESISSLTPERAAGLSGVEAAKIQSAADRIAHARKVVAVYDLDETLERSVDDLKALAQLLALTGHLAGPGEGLLLLHSDCNSVGARLAGIDGALEPDRARTALVLFENPLADYRAHRELAGIGSFVVMDHFMTETARAADVVLPAATLAESEGTVVSFDGRIGTLDRASSPAGGMANVDILARLAAALGAPDLSPDPAELRRALAAGLGLDAAELERVRGRGGAWPAEAVSIRSLEPVRIDSTASTANIFPYATLDAVLEKKLAEME; from the coding sequence ATGGATACCGAAAAGAAGACCCTTCGAGTGGAACTGACGATCAACGGCCGGAAGGTGTCGGGGGACCCGGGCCAGACGATCCTGGACGTGGTGCGCGCCGGTCAGCTCGACGACATCCCCACCCTGTGCCACGACCCCCGGCTGGAGCCGTACGGCTCCTGCTTCCTGTGCGTGGTGGAGGTCAAGGGCTCGCCCCGGCTGCTGCCGTCCTGCGTGACCCGGATCCGCGACGGGATGGAGGTCACCACCCGGAGCGACCGGATCGTCACCGCGCGCAAGACGGCGCTGGAGCTCCTCCTTTCGGACCACTACGCCGACTGCGTCTGCCCCGGCCAGCGCGCCTGTCCCGCCGGGGTCGACATCCAGGGCTACCTGAGCCTCTCGGCCCTGGGGTACCACGACGAGGCGCTCGGCCTCATCCGCGAACGGAACCCGCTCCCGGTCGTCTGCGGCCGCGTCTGCGTCCGCAAGTGCGAGGTCGCCTGCCTGCGCAACGAGGTGGACGAGCCGGTCGGCATCAACTTCATCAAGCGCTACGTCGCCGAAAGCCACGGCACCCCGCCCCTCAAGCCTGCCGATCTCCCCGATTCCGGCAGGAGCGTGGCCGTGGTGGGCGGGGGCCCGGGCGGGTTGAGCTGCGCCAATTACCTGGCCCTGCGGGGGCACCGGGTGACGATCTTCGAATCCCTCCCCAAGCTCGGAGGAATGCTGCGCTACGGCATCCCCGAATACCGGCTGCCGCGCGAGCAACTGGACCGGGAGATCCAGGGGATCCTCGATCTCGGCATCCGCGTGGAGACCGGGAAGGCCCTCGGCAGGGACTTCACCCTCGAGAGCCTCCGCGGCGCCGAGGGGTTCGACGCGGTCTTCGTCGCCCTCGGAGCCCCCCTCGGCAAGAAGATGGGGCTCGAGAACGAGGACTCCATCGTGGGGGTCCGTTCCGCCCTCGACTTCCTGCGCGACTGCGAACTGGAGGGGAAGCCGGAGCTCCAGGGGAAAGTGGTGGTGGTGGGGGGGGGGAATTCCGCCATCGACGCGGCCCGGACCGCCCTGCGCTGCGGCGCGGAGGAGGTGACGATCGTCTACCGCCGGACCCGCGCCGAAATGCCGGCGCACCACGAGGAGGTCGACGCGGCGGAGGCCGAGGGGGCGAAGATGGAACTGCTGGCGGCTCCCCTGGAACTGATCGCGGAAAACGGCCGGCTCCGGGGGCTGCGCTGCCAGCGCATGGAACTCGGGGAGCCGGACGCGAGCGGGCGGCGCAAGCCGGTCCCGATCCCGGGGGCCGTCGTCGACATCGACTGCAGCTACATCTTCGCCGCCATCGGGCAGGACACCGACCTCTCGGCCCTCGCAGGGGACCCCGAGGACGCGCGCCCGGCGGCCAACCGCTGGGCCACCCTGGAATCGAACGCCGCCACCATGGAGTCGAGCGTCCACGGGGTGTTCACCGGCGGAGACGTGGTGCTGGGGCCCTCGACCGTCATCGACGCCATCGCCCACGGGCGCCGGGCGGCCCTCGCCATCGACCAGTACCTCACCTGCGGCGAGGCCGTCGGCCCGGAACCCGACTTCAAGAGCCGCCGCGACTTCTTCGGCGAGATCCCGAAGGAAACCTTCGCGGCCGTGGAGCCCGAACCGCGCTGCCGGATGCCCGAACGCGGGGCGGTGGAGCGCGTGCGCGACTTCCGGGAGGTGGAGACGGGACTGGACGAGCCGCACACGAAGCACGAGGCCGCGCGCTGCATGGAGTGCGGCTGCAAATCGGTCTTCCACTGCGACCTCAAGCGCTACGCCGGGGAATACGGGGTGGATATCGCCCGCCTCTCCGGCGAGGTGCGCCGTCACGAGGTCGACCGGAGCCACCCGCTGATCTCGCTCGACCCGAACAAGTGCATCCTCTGCGGCCGCTGCATCCGGACCTGCTCCGAGATCGTGGGGCTCGGAGTCCTGGGCTTCGTCGGCCGGGGGTTCGACACGACCGTCCGCCCGGCGCTCGGGAAATCGATGGCCGAGAGCGACTGCATCGCCTGCGGCGCGTGCGTCGAGAGCTGCCCCACGGGCGCCCTCGAAGCCCGGTTCCAGTACAGCCGCCAGGGGCCGTGGAAAACGACCCGGGTCCCCTCGGTCTGCACCTTCTGCTCCGTCGGCTGCCGCCTCGACCTGAACGTGGCCGCCGACGGCCTCCTGTGGGCGACCGCCCCGAACACGCTGGCCGACGGCAGGGGCGAGCTCTGCCGCAAGGGGCGCTTCGGCACCGGCCTCGTCCAGGGGCCCGACCGCCTGAAGAAGCCGCTGGTGAGAAAGAACGGCAAGCTGGAGGAAACCGGGTGGGACGAGGCCATCGAGGCGGCCGCCGCGGCACTCGGCAAGGGGGTGAAGACAGGCGGCGCCGAATCGGTCGCCATCCTGGCGGCCCCCCGGATGACGATCGAGGAGTCGTACCTTGTCGCCCGCATCGCCGCCTCCCTCGGGACGGGCCGGGCCGGCAGCTACGGCCGCTCCCGGCGCGGCGGCCCCCGCCACGACCTGGACGGCCTGCTGGGCCGGACGGCCTCCACGTGCGCGATGGAGGACCTGGCCGGCGCCGATCTCATCCTCGTCGCCGGGGCCGACCCGGGCGCCACGCACCCCGTGCTCGGGATGGCCGTAAGGCGGGCGCTGCGCGAAGGGGCGGGAATGATCTCGGTCAACTCCGGCCCGATCGACCTCGTGCGCCCCGAGGACCTCTGGCTGGACGCGCGCCGCGGCACCGCGGGCATCCTCTACGGGACGATGATGGCCCACCTCCTCGGCCGGCCCGGGACCGGAAACGGGCTCCCGGGGATCGGGGCGCTCCGCGAATCGATCTCGTCGCTGACGCCGGAGAGGGCGGCCGGGCTCTCCGGGGTGGAGGCGGCGAAGATCCAGTCCGCCGCGGACCGGATCGCGCACGCCCGGAAGGTCGTCGCCGTCTACGACCTGGACGAAACCCTCGAACGTTCGGTCGACGACCTCAAGGCGCTCGCCCAGCTCCTGGCCCTGACGGGTCACCTGGCGGGGCCGGGCGAAGGGCTGCTCCTGCTCCACTCGGACTGCAACAGCGTCGGGGCACGGCTGGCGGGCATCGACGGCGCCCTGGAACCCGACCGGGCGCGGACGGCCCTGGTCCTGTTCGAGAACCCGCTCGCCGATTACCGGGCGCACCGGGAGTTGGCCGGAATCGGGTCGTTCGTGGTAATGGACCATTTCATGACCGAGACGGCGCGGGCGGCCGACGTGGTCCTCCCGGCGGCGACGCTGGCCGAGAGCGAGGGGACGGTCGTCAGCTTCGACGGCCGGATCGGCACGCTCGACAGGGCGAGCAGCCCGGCGGGAGGGATGGCGAACGTGGACATCCTGGCCCGGCTGGCGGCCGCGCTCGGGGCGCCTGACCTTTCGCCCGACCCGGCGGAACTCCGCCGGGCGCTGGCGGCCGGACTCGGACTCGACGCCGCGGAGCTGGAGAGAGTCCGCGGGCGGGGGGGCGCGTGGCCGGCCGAAGCCGTATCGATCCGGAGCCTGGAACCGGTCCGGATCGATTCCACGGCGTCGACGGCCAACATCTTCCCCTACGCCACCCTGGACGCCGTCCTGGAGAAGAAGCTTGCGGAAATGGAATAA